From the Labeo rohita strain BAU-BD-2019 chromosome 21, IGBB_LRoh.1.0, whole genome shotgun sequence genome, the window AGTGTGTGGATGTACCGTTGTGTTCCTGCCTGATTCctatgaagatttatattaaagtgtttGCTTGTATTGTATCTCGTTTCACGTCTCGTCCGTCCAGCACGACACGTAACAGCGCCTCTGtgtagaaatattaaattaaaaagaaataagttTTCCGTTTACTTGATTgtcattttatgtgttttagcatttaatttaaattacagttagattatttaaatatataaataattaatacatttcagtACCTTTAAATAATCCTGTGGCctctggttgagaaccactgacttACAAGTTAAActgatttttctctctcttatcACAGACAAAAAGAAACCTAATGAATTATTGATTCTTTAGTCGGGTACATAAAAATGGTCTATTTGAACCTGAAAAGTAAGACTGATTACTTCTTTGCTACTGTAACTGCTAGCTGGTAAGACAAGTTCTGAAGACATTACtattaactttaaaattaagtCTTAGATGACATAGATGATAGATTTAGAACATAGATTTATGGCAACTGGCCACAGTCTGTTCATGTCTTGTGATATGACTGATTTTATTTGAGAGACAATAACTTAATAGGTCTGGTTTGATAATAATAACTGGTGACAATGGCAACATTTGTGTTTCCTCTATCTCTTCTAATGGCAAGTTCAAATCTTGACTAGCTAGTAACAGCTAGTAAATAACAGCTAGTTCAAGAAACGTGTCCAGAAAATAACATCAGAATATCTTAAATCCCGCCCCCCCCATACTCTGTAGGATGACAGCCTATAAAATTAGCACACAGCCTGGTGTGGtcagatttacacatcatcttAATCTGAGAAAACATCTTACATGTGACCTTTATCCTAATGTTCTTCAGATGGATCTTGTTTTTCTATGAATTCTAACCTTTTTCCTATTAATTGCATTAAAGAGTCATTCCTCGCAGTTGCATTTGCACAATGTGTTGCTTTTAACAAAAATGCTGTGGGGAAATCCTTGTGGATTTTAGAATTTGCACATTCGTGCAAAGATTTTCTCAGAGCAAAAAACAAGACTTTAACATCTCAATGGAGAATCTAACATACAACAGCATTATTTTGCAATTAGAAGGACTGAAGGCACCGGAGCAGGCCATGTATCCTGTTTTTGTATTCTTTCTGCTTTTCTATGTGATAATTATTGTGTCCAACGTTGGAATATTTATTCTCATAACAGCACACAGAAGACTACATGAACCAATGTACATGCTCTTCTGTAACTTACCATTGAATGACATCCTTGGCAATTCCATCATGGTTCCTCGGCTGCTCATGGACATTCTAAAGCCACCATCTGAGCGCTATATCAGTTATGTTGAGTGTGTTGTTCAAGCTTTTTCTACGCACACATATGGGACAACCTCCCACACTATACTAATAATCATGGCTTTTGACAGATATGTGGCCATATGCAATCCACTCCGCTACCAAACCATAATGACACACAAAATGGTCATCGCACTGTCAGCTTTAGCCTGGGGTGTAGCGTTACTTTTCATTAGCATCTTGATAGGACTTACTTTAAGGCTCAACCGTTGTAGCACTTTCATATCAAATCCTTTTTGTGATAATGCATCTTTATTCAAGTTATCTTGTGAGGATGTGACTGTAAATAACTTGTATGGGCTTATATACACAGTAATGCTGTTTGGTTCTTCTATGGGAAGTATTGcgattacatatattaaaataacctttGTTTGCTTAGTAACTAAGAGTAAAACTTTGAACAGTCGTGCATTGAAAACCTGCAGCACTCACTTGGCTCTCTATTTGATTATGCTCATCAGTGGGTTTATTGTTATAGTGCTACACCGCTTTCCTGCCTATTCAGACTACAGGAAACTGGCTTCCCTGCTGTTTCATATTATTCCAAGCATTTTGAATCCAATCATATATGGGCTGCAGTGCTCTGAGATTAGACACGTCCTGATACAGGTGCTgcacttaaaaagaaaagtagggctgtgaaattagatttttaaattaagtaacatttatgcatttggcagatacTTTTATACATAATGACTTACATTACGTTACATTCAAGGTACACATTTATCAATTGTTGCTTTCCCTAAGAATTGATCACATTACTTTGGTGTTGCTAGCCCCATATTCTACTATTTAAACTACCGAAAAGTTTACTAAAATGCTGTAATATATGAAAATCCATTGTTCTATTCCACATAATCACAATCACTATTAATTAATTCACTTGAACCACACTGTTCATATCTTATCTGTGGAACTTAACCTTGTCCTGAGGACCTTTTCCTCAGTATTTGCTTCTTatcaatgaaaaacaaaacaaaacagttaccTGTTAGTAAATTAATGCATTACTCAAACGGAATGCTGTGCAAATAGTATTTATCTAATGATA encodes:
- the LOC127152815 gene encoding olfactory receptor 52D1, producing the protein MENLTYNSIILQLEGLKAPEQAMYPVFVFFLLFYVIIIVSNVGIFILITAHRRLHEPMYMLFCNLPLNDILGNSIMVPRLLMDILKPPSERYISYVECVVQAFSTHTYGTTSHTILIIMAFDRYVAICNPLRYQTIMTHKMVIALSALAWGVALLFISILIGLTLRLNRCSTFISNPFCDNASLFKLSCEDVTVNNLYGLIYTVMLFGSSMGSIAITYIKITFVCLVTKSKTLNSRALKTCSTHLALYLIMLISGFIVIVLHRFPAYSDYRKLASLLFHIIPSILNPIIYGLQCSEIRHVLIQDLFLSICFLSMKNKTKQLPVSKLMHYSNGMLCK